TAACATCCTCTAATGTGTGTCAGTTTTCAAACAATCAAGTCTCAGGCTAAGAGCAAAGAGTAATTTACACTGTCCTTggtgatgacttggtacttcatTCTAGGAAACACTGTGTTCACACTCTATGTGTCGTTCACTTGTTTTCTTCTTTCTCCTAGGGTATCTTTGTTCTGGGGTTGCCTTACGCTCTCCTTCAGAGTGGCTACCTAGGATTGCTACTGCTCATTCTGGCTGCGGTCATCTGCAACTACACAGGTAAGATCCTTGTATCCTGCCTGTACGAGGACAACGAGGAGGGCCAGCCCATACGAGTGCGGGACACCTACGAGGACATCGCCAATGCCTGCTGTAAGCGCCTGTGCCCCCTCCTGGGCGGGCGGGTGGTGAACGCAGCACAGGTGGTAGAGCTGATGATGACCTGTATCCTCTACCTGGTGGTCAGCACCAACCTAATGTGTCACAGCTTCTCCTTCATCCCGCTCCCCCCCGCCGCCTGGTCCGTGATGACCTTCCTGACCCTAGTGCCCTGCATGCTGATCCGGGACCTGAGGGTGGTCTCCAGACTcagcctgctctgctctctgGCCCAGTTCCTCATCACCTTCATCGTGGTGGCCTACTGCCTGCACCAAGCCCACCGCTGGTCCtggaggaggatggtcctcttgGTGGACTTTGAGAGGTTCCTGGTGTCTGTGGGGGTCATCATCTTCAGCTACACCTCCCAGATCTTCCTGCCCACCCTGGAGGGAAGCATGGAGGACAGGGGGGACTTCTCCGACATGATGAGCTGGACACACTCCCTGGCTTGTGTATTGAAAACCACCTTCTCTGTGCTGGCCTTCCTCACCTGGGGCGAGGATACTAAAGAGGTGATCACTGATAACCTTCCCATTGGCCTACGCATGGTGGTCAACCTGTGCCTCCTGGCTAAGGccctcctctcctaccccctGCCCTTCTACGCTGTGGCTGAGGTCCTCCAGAGCAGTGTTCTAAGGCTGGAGGTGGCGCCGGTGGGTGTGGACATGGGGACTCTGGTTCTGCGGGGCTGTCTCCTGTTGATGACCTTCCTCATGGCACTCTACATGCCCCACTTCTCCCTGCTCATGGGGCTGACGGGCAGCGTGACGGGGGCGGCCATGACCTTCATCCTGCCCTCCCTCTTCCACCTGCAGCTCAAGTGGACCACCATGAGCAGCAGGCTCAAGGCCCTGGACCTTCTAATCTTAACTCTGGGATCTCTGTGTAGTTTATCAGGATTGGTTTGCTCCATCAAGGGAATGATTCAGGCTTTTGGGCGTTGATAAGCTCAAACTCTGCATGAAGACTTCAAGACTTAGTGATGGTCCCCTATTTAATTTCCCTATATCAATGTTCTGGAACCTGTAAGTTGCCTACAGCTAAGGCATAGATATAACATGTTGTATGATAGTATGATAAACCAAGctattgtttgtgtgtttgattTTAATTGAGTTGATTTGAGTTATTAACACAAAGGCAGCTTGTAAAATAACGACGTGATTGGAAATTGTGGTAAACAATATAGTGTGACCAGATGTTTGCTTTGCTGCTTATCATGGCAAAGTCACTATGATTCCTAACTGGTTTTGTTATCTATAGCATGAATTGGAATCTGTTGTTAATTACTATTACACTTGAAATTGTATGGCAATAAATATACCTATGTAGGAAAATATAGCTTTACATCAGTATCTCAGCATGAGAAACATTCTGTTGTAATGTTCTTGTTTATCTGTTTGGCAGACAATATGGAACATAATTGTATTTTAAAGAAACATTTCAAATTGATAATATATTAAATGTAACCGTTTGTGCAAGGATTTGctgaaataaaaaacaaaacattttaaagGATGTAAAATGTCATCTAAGCCTCTAGTTCAAGAGACCAGCATGTGGAAATCAAAGTAATTAAAAATGGTGggcacaaatgtaggcctataccaGAGAAGAAGAGGTGAAGCAAGAGAgataactgggcccaaaatctgtcttctccagcaggtggcgttttcCCCTGTTTATTTTGTATAGAGGTCAATGAACGAGTGCCAAATTTGGTTAACAAAGAAGTTAAtggcttatttgatcaaatataagtttcgtaatgattaggctgttacgagtgtactgatataagtaggacacgtgacataccgGCAACTTTCAGAAAAAACACTTTAGTTACAACAGCCACAAAGTTATAAACCCTGCCTATTTTTACAtatcttaaaatgtgattttaaacccaaccctaaccacactgctaaccgtatgcataaccctaaccttaaatttaaACCAAAAgtacgatatagccaattttgactttgtggctgtgttaactagtggAAACCGTTGTGCTGTTCAcacgcgtatctgccctctcattggctagaatggtcccaccttgCCTCTTCCCAactgccttccatttttgaaGACATTTATTTTAATTGTTAGGGCGGGCATTAGAGTATGTGGTCAATATACTGGATAATCGGTGCCTATCAATGGGCCAGGGTTCCGGTCTAGAAGCACGGTTTTGACTGCTCCTACATTTTTGCTTCGGTACTAAAGTTTAACTGACACCCGGCCCAGAAAGACCATTTCCATACAAGGGCCACAGAGAGAAGTCAGATGAGAAAATTCCTAATAAGCCACTTTAGTCATCACCTTTGTGCACAAAGCATCCATTGAATTGTTCCAATAATTGTCGCTGaggccaatttgttttcagcactctCAGTCGAAGATACACTACTACATGACCTAAAGTATTTGGACACTTTCTCGaaaaacatttcattccaaaatcatgggcattaatatggagttggtacccatttgctgctataaagCCTTTCCCACTCTCCTGGGAAAGCTTTCCAttacatgttggaacattgctgcagggacttgcttccaatcagccacaagcgcattagtgaggtagggcactgatgttgggcgattaggcccggctcgcagttggcattccaattcatcccaaaggtgttcaatagggttgaggtcagggctctgtgcaggccaatcaagttcttccacaccgatctcgacaaaccatttctgtaaggacctcgctttgtgcaggaggcattgtcatgctgaaacaggaaagggccttccccaaactgttgccacaaagttggaagcacagaattatctagaatgtcattgtatgctgtagcattaagatttcccttcattagAACTAAGGTGCCTAGtccgaacaatgaaaaacagccccagaccattattcctcctccaccaaactttagagttggcactatgcattggggcaggtagcgttctcttggcatctgccaaacccagatatgtctgtcggactgccagatggtgaagcgtttccactgctccagagtccaatggcggcaagctttacacaactccagccgatgcttggcattacgcatggtgatcttggcttgtgtgtggctgcgaaacccatttcatgaaactcccgacaaactgttattgtgctgacgttgcttccagaggcagtttgaaactcggtagtgagtgttgcaaccgaggacagacgatttttacgcgctacatgCTTCAgctctcggcggtcccgttctgtaagctgtgtttgtctatggagattgtatggctgtgtgctcgattttatacacctgtcagcaacgggtgtggctgaaatagccgaatccactaatttgaaggggtgtccacatacttttgtataatagtgtattaacattttatattcatccaatgtctgccatgtttttggatGACGTGATGACATTGCCACTGCTCGCGTTTCTCCCCGTGGGCACTGTGTGGTAGTGCGCATGTGATGTTTGTCCATGAATCGGCGTATGCAAGCGTGAGCAGATTACCTTGAAAACAGAGGTTGGACATCTTGGACGCAGTCTCCAGTTCTTATTGGTGCCTATAAGTCATGAAAGTGGTTCTTCCTGGTTCCTCGTTTTGTAGGCTAAGAATTGGCTTCTAAAATACATTGTCAAATTCATGAAAATGTTGTCATATAACATATATATTCAAATGTATGTGTTTCTGAGTGAATTTATTTACCATATGCTGGGTTTCAACGTATTTGACAGCCAAAAAGAAGCATGAAGCCAAAAAGTTACAACAGTTTCATTAGAACTACAACTCTCACCAGCTGCATATGAGTTACTTTCGACCTCTTGCCGTTCTACATTTTTGatttttgatttacatttttttaaatccccaGTGTAATCTAATATAAAACCCATCAAACAGACTGTAACTAACAGATTTTTAGCATCCTGTGATTCCTCAACTCTTCCAGGCATTCTAACAAGGCTGCAGGAATTGTAGTTCAAATTAGACTTTTCTAATGTTCGCCGATGTGTCTTAATTTGTCTTTAAATATTTTGATAAAAGGCATCAGGTATGAGCAAATCAATACACATATAGGAATATaattttatatacagtatcttaTATTACATGAATTTTATGATATAAGATTGAAGCCCATTCAAAAACCTTAGGTACTGGATCCAGGAAGAAGGCGGCACTTTCATAGGGTATTGCTGTCTGTCAAAAGGACAGCTCTTCAATGTCAGTTGTGGCCAACCAATCAAAACAGCAGAATTAACAAAAGAGGCGGAAGCAACAAAAAATATCTGTTTAAATATGCATGTTTGGTTTTCTGAATCATACTTACActtttggagtgtgtgtgtgtagttaactAACTACCTATTCGTTTTGTATTGTATGtttacacatttcttgttaaccagTTAGCTAGCCATATGCTTAATTAAAACATAccgtatactgtattctacattAAAATGGACAACGTTTAAAATgtgtgatacagtatatgtgaGGTAGGCCAAGCTTTCATTTGAAATCTAATACTTACCCTTAATAGGCTATTAGGCTATTGAGAGATCCTTGCCCAGCACTAAATTAAATCAGCTGGAAGGCAGATTTAACCTACAGTACTTTCACATTTACTTTGTCTTGCTGAGTCTCTGTGAACCTCAAAAGTGATGGAAAATGCAGAAATGCGATAGATTAAAACACTATACTTGCTGTGTAGTTGCTTAGAGCTGTGGTGGTATTTTCACCTTCATACTGCTTATTTCCTTTCTTCAGATTTCTGTAGGTGACCTTTTGATCCGTGCAATTTTATCTCAGCTTATTTGCATGAACATGAGCAAGTGCTGCCCAGGTGAAGGTGAACTGGGCcgaaggtcctgagcgctctggagcaggttttcctcaaggatctttctgtactttgctccattaatctttcccttgatcctgactagtctcacagtccctgctgctgaaaaacatcccaacagcatgatgctgccatcaccatgcttcactgtaaggatgttgccaggtttcctccagacatgacacttggcatttaggccaaagagttcaatcttggtttcatcagaccagtgaatcttgtttcttttggtctgagagttctttaggtgcctttgggcaaactccaagcgggctgtcatgtgccttttactgaggagtggctttcatctggccactctaccataaaggcctgattggtggagtgctgcagagatggttgtccttctggaatgttctcccatctccacagaggaaatctggagttctgtcagagtgaccatcgggttcttggtcacctccctaaccaaggcccttctcccccgattgctcagtttggacggacggacagctctaggaagagtattggcggttccaaacttcttccatttaagaatgatggaggccactgtgttcttggggaccttcaatgctgcagacatttttggtaaccttccccagatctgtgccttggcataatcctgtctcggaactctacggacaattccttcgccctcatggcttggtttttgctctgacatgcactgtcaactgtgggaccttatatagacagttgtgtgactttccaaatcatgtccaatcaattgaatttacctcaggtggactccaatcaacttgtagaaacatctcaaggatgataaatggaaacaggatgcacctgagctcaatttctagacTCAttgcaaaaggtctgaatacttatgtaaataaggtatttctgtttttgttttttttatacatttgcaaaaatttcaaaaaaactgttttccctttgtcattatggggttctgtttgtagattgatgaggatttaaaaatatatatatatattttagaataaggctataacataacaaaatgtggaaaaagtgaagcagTCTggatacttttcgaatgcactgcaAATCACCGTTTTCCATTACAGTGTAATATTCTGTATAATACATTTTGTAAATCATATAAATGTTGTACACACCTTGTTTGGTTCACTTTAGACCTTTAGTCACTCCTTGAGTCACTACAAAAAgtatatttgtcaataacagctggtgcgcaatgtctaatattaaggtagtctcaaggtattgctcgcctgaggtagagtacctcatgataagctgtagaccacaccatctACAAGAGagtttttatctatattttttgtagccgtctatttaccaccacaaaatgACGTTGGCATTAAgatcgcactcaacgagctgtataaggccataagcaaacaagaaaatgctcatctagaagcggcgctcctagtggccagggactttaacgCAGGCCAACTTAAATCCATTTACCTCAtttctttttaaaatgtatttttttaaatccattaccccatttctaccagcatgtcacaagtgcaaccagaggggaaaaaaactctagaccacctttaatccacacacagagatgcatacaaagctgtccctcgccctccatttggaaaatctgaccataattctatcctcctgattcctgcttacaagcaaaaactaaagcaggaagtaccagtgactcgctcaatacggaagtggtcagatgatgcggatgctacgctacaggactgttttgctagcagagactgcaatatgttccgggattcatccaatggcattgaggagtataccacttcagtcaccggcttcatcaatgaATGCATCGACGACTACGTCTCCACAGTGAACGCACATACATAttccaaccagaaaccatggattacaggtaacatctGCACCGAGCTGAAGGCTAGAGCTACCACTTTCAAGGAggagggacactaatccggacgcttataagaaatcccgctatgccctcagatgaaccatcaaacatgcaaagcgtcaatacgggactaagattgaatcctactacaccgactttgacgctcgttggatgtggcagggcttgcaaactattacaggctTAATGTCTTTTATGCTCgcgtcgaggcaagcaacactgaagcatgcatgagagcaccagctgttctgaatgactgtgtgatcaggctCTCCTGGGCAAATGTGAGcatgacctttaaacaggtcaacaatc
This region of Salvelinus alpinus chromosome 8, SLU_Salpinus.1, whole genome shotgun sequence genomic DNA includes:
- the LOC139583023 gene encoding vesicular inhibitory amino acid transporter, which produces MSFLRQAELLWTSRFLHGDEESLGFAQRDELSRTYGEDQEETRESPTTSSPEGGNETPTSPSSSSCLKITTWEAGWNVTNAIQGIFVLGLPYALLQSGYLGLLLLILAAVICNYTGKILVSCLYEDNEEGQPIRVRDTYEDIANACCKRLCPLLGGRVVNAAQVVELMMTCILYLVVSTNLMCHSFSFIPLPPAAWSVMTFLTLVPCMLIRDLRVVSRLSLLCSLAQFLITFIVVAYCLHQAHRWSWRRMVLLVDFERFLVSVGVIIFSYTSQIFLPTLEGSMEDRGDFSDMMSWTHSLACVLKTTFSVLAFLTWGEDTKEVITDNLPIGLRMVVNLCLLAKALLSYPLPFYAVAEVLQSSVLRLEVAPVGVDMGTLVLRGCLLLMTFLMALYMPHFSLLMGLTGSVTGAAMTFILPSLFHLQLKWTTMSSRLKALDLLILTLGSLCSLSGLVCSIKGMIQAFGR